Within the Miscanthus floridulus cultivar M001 chromosome 2, ASM1932011v1, whole genome shotgun sequence genome, the region CGCACTGCGGGAGCCGCGCCAGACAGGTTCCTCCTCCCGCAGGTGCTCCGCGCTTGCGCCAGCCTTGGTGCGCCCCGCCTTGCGTCCGCCGCGCACGCGCTCGCCGCCAAGGGCGGGGCCGCGCTAGCGGGGGACCCCGTCGTCGGGAACGCGATCGTCGCCATGTATGCGGCGCTGGGGGACGTGGCCTCCGCGCGCGCCGCGTTCGCGTCGCTGCCCGACCGCGACGTCGTGGCGTGGACCGCGCTCATCAGCGCGCACGCCGATGCTGGGGAGCTGGAAGAGGCCTTCGACCTGTTTGAAGAGATGCAAGAGAGCGGTGTTCGCCCGGACATGATTTCGTGGAACACGCTGGTGTCTGGATTTGCAAGAAGTGGTGACCTCGTTGCTGCTCTGCATCTGTTTGACGAGATGCGGCAAAGAGGTGTCGACCCGGGAGTCAATTCTTGGAACTGCATCATCTCGGGTTGTGTGCAGAATGCACTGTATGACGAGGCTTTGGAGGTTTTTCAGGAGATGTGTGAGAGTGAGAGGCCTGATGCGGTGACTGTGGCTAGTATTCTCCCTGCTTGTGCTGGTTTGCAGGCACTAGGCATTGGGAAGCAGCTGCATTCTTATGTTTTGCGGTGTGGAATCAAGATCAATGTTTATGTTGGAGcatctttgattagtttgtactctGAGTGCGGAGAATTTGATGATGCGAGAGTTGTCTTTTCCACCATTGAGGAGAAGAATGTCAATGTGTGGAATGAGTTAGTTCAATCATATATCAGAGAGGGGAGGATGAACAAAGCTTGGGAGGCTTTTGACTTGATGCAGGAGGATGGATTGGAGCCTGACATTGTCACCTATAACAGTTTCATTGCTGCATATGCTAAAGTGGGTCAGAATGAACAAGCATATGAACTGTTTTCACGCATGGCTGATGTCGGCTTAAAGCCTAATGTGGTCTCAATAAATGCATTAATTTGTGGTTTGCATCGACATGGCCTTTACACAGATGCACTTGAAGCTTTCAGATACATGCAGCGTTCCAGTGATGGAAAAGCAAAGGTTTGGACATTTCTTGATAATTGTGGCCCAATTCAACCAACTGGCACAACCATTACTGGTGTCCTCTCGTTATTGGCAGACCTCAAATTAGATCGTCTTGGGAAGGAAGTACACTGCTATGCTTTAAAGAATGGTTTGACATCAAACATCTATATTTCAAGCAAACTAGTCGACCTTTATGGTAAGACTGGTGACATGACGTCTGCTGCTAATGTCTTCCAGAGAATTGGGAACAAGAATGTTGTCACATGGAACAGTCTGATGGCAGCCTACAAGCATAATTGGAAGCCAGAAGTAACACTGAAGCTGATCGGTGAAATGCTCCAGTCCAATTTGCATCCCAATTTGGTTACAGTACACATAGCTCTTATGTCGTGTGGTATGACAATGGCATTGGGATATGGTAGAGAACTGCACAGCTACATCACAAAATGCTGGCCTGGTGGTTACCCAACTACTCTTGCAAGTGCTTTGATAAATATGTATGGCAAATGTGGTAATATTGAGGATGCCAGGTTGGTTTTCAAGTCCACGGTTCCAAAGGACATAGCAGTATGGAATGCAATGATGAGTTGCTACTTGCTTCATAGGATGCCTAGGGATATTATAGATCTGTTCAATTATTTGGAACAGTCTGGTATTCAACCAGATCACATTACTTTCATTTTACTTCTTTCAGCTTGTAAGCAAGAAGGTCTGTTCGAGGAAGCTCAGAGCTATTTCTACAATATGGAAGATGTATATGGCATAAAACCATCTTTAAAACACTATACTTGCATGGTTGACATCATGGGATCAGCCGGGCTACTTGCGGAGTCACTGACACTTATCCAGAAGATGCCGCTGAAACCAGATGCATGCCTATGGTCTACTGTGCTTAAAGCTTGTAAGCTGCACTCAAATCTAGAGATTGGGGAAAAGGCAGCAAAAGCTCTTTTCGAGCTTGAACCAAATAATCCTTCAAACTACATGGTGCTTTCGAATATATATGCAGACACAGGCTTGTTGGATGCCACCGAGGCTGTGAGGGATGCCATGACAGAGCAAGGATTACATGTTGAGAGACAATGCAGCTGGTTATACAATGGTACAACTGTGCACTCTTTCGAGGCTGgaaatttgttgcatcctgcaaTTGATGCAATTTTGAGTACATGGAAACATTTAACTATCAGGATGGAGCAATCTGGGTACTCCACTGAAGATATTGGCCCCTATTACAATGTAGAAGTTGATCCACTGTCATGCCACCACACAGAGAAGATTGCGGTGTGTTATGGGCTTATCTCCACATATGATCACCAACCAATACGCATctcaaagaattttagaatgtgcATGGAGTGCCATTCATCCATCAAGTTCATCTCAAGGGATAAGAACCGGGAAATAATCGTTTCAGATGGTTGCACCTATCACCATTTTAAGGATGGTACATGCAGCTGCAGAGATGCATGGTAAAAGAAGGGAACTGACTAAAATTGTGGATCATGTATGCCATGAAAATTGTGTTTAGGTACACCAATATCGGCCTGGTGACATTTGCACACTTGCACTATCAGTTATGGCTGGTATCAGCAATCAATGTCACCATCTTGAAGCATTCAACACTTCCGTGTATATCCAGTTTGCTCTCCTGGGAGCCAGGGCAACAGATATGACCAGCTTCATGTGAGAATCTGGAGCTTTTTACTGTAAATACTGATTTTTGCAGTATATTTCCACAAATTTGCAAGAGACGAAGGCTCAAGTAACAATCTAACAATCAAGACTGGACAAGGTATACATCTTTCCCATGTTATTTAATGTTCTATAAGTTTCATTGTTGCATGTTTTGAGTATATTGATTTGCTAAGAAAACACTGATTTCAAATAAAATAGAG harbors:
- the LOC136538315 gene encoding pentatricopeptide repeat-containing protein At1g08070, chloroplastic-like, with translation MATMPPPLPPSPSPPPPPRTAFSPRCTALQNPSTYMYHCQLLNGAPQGYASPRHARARPPRERVRDLAASYAREIGACVRERRWGAACEAFASMRTAGAAPDRFLLPQVLRACASLGAPRLASAAHALAAKGGAALAGDPVVGNAIVAMYAALGDVASARAAFASLPDRDVVAWTALISAHADAGELEEAFDLFEEMQESGVRPDMISWNTLVSGFARSGDLVAALHLFDEMRQRGVDPGVNSWNCIISGCVQNALYDEALEVFQEMCESERPDAVTVASILPACAGLQALGIGKQLHSYVLRCGIKINVYVGASLISLYSECGEFDDARVVFSTIEEKNVNVWNELVQSYIREGRMNKAWEAFDLMQEDGLEPDIVTYNSFIAAYAKVGQNEQAYELFSRMADVGLKPNVVSINALICGLHRHGLYTDALEAFRYMQRSSDGKAKVWTFLDNCGPIQPTGTTITGVLSLLADLKLDRLGKEVHCYALKNGLTSNIYISSKLVDLYGKTGDMTSAANVFQRIGNKNVVTWNSLMAAYKHNWKPEVTLKLIGEMLQSNLHPNLVTVHIALMSCGMTMALGYGRELHSYITKCWPGGYPTTLASALINMYGKCGNIEDARLVFKSTVPKDIAVWNAMMSCYLLHRMPRDIIDLFNYLEQSGIQPDHITFILLLSACKQEGLFEEAQSYFYNMEDVYGIKPSLKHYTCMVDIMGSAGLLAESLTLIQKMPLKPDACLWSTVLKACKLHSNLEIGEKAAKALFELEPNNPSNYMVLSNIYADTGLLDATEAVRDAMTEQGLHVERQCSWLYNGTTVHSFEAGNLLHPAIDAILSTWKHLTIRMEQSGYSTEDIGPYYNVEVDPLSCHHTEKIAVCYGLISTYDHQPIRISKNFRMCMECHSSIKFISRDKNREIIVSDGCTYHHFKDGTCSCRDAW